The Selenomonas sp. AB3002 sequence CCGCCCCCTGCAGGGCCAGGCTAACACAGGAAAGGGTGGTGAGGGCAAACATGAGCATGGCAGCCCAGGAAGCCTTGAATCTCATGCCCTGCCTGAATTCTTTCAGGAGAACCAGCTTAGTTCCCGCCCAGACTGATGCATTCATCTGCCGCTGCCTCCTCCCTTTCGTCGTTGGTAGCAAGGAGCACCAGCACGCCGGAGTCCGCCGCCTGCCGCGCCTCCCTCAAGACAAGAGAACGTCCCTCAAGGTCAAGGTTGGCACCCGGCTCGTCCAGCAGCCAAACCTCCGCCTGAGAAGCCAACAGCACTGCCAATTTCAGACGCTGCCTCATGCCCGTGGAAAGCCCCCCGGCCTGCACGCCGTTCACCTTCTTCTCAGACAGCCCTACCCGCTCCAGCAGCTTGCTGTAGCTGTCCCCAGAAAGTTTCTCCCCTCTGAGCCCCATCAGGAAATCCATATTCTCCCAAGCCGTCAGCCGGGGATAAAACCGCAGTTCCGGCGTCACCATAGCCAGCCGGTTGCGAAAATCCGCCTTCTCCAGCACCAGCCCTGCTTCCCTGTCCCGGGCCACAACCTTCCCCGTGTCAGGAGAAAGCAATTTTGCCGCCAGCCGCAGAAGCGTAGACTTCCCGCTGCCATTGGCTCCCCGCACAGCCGTAATCCCCCCGGCCTGCAAATGAGCAGAGAAATCCCTGAAGACCACCGTGCCCCCAAAGGACTTCCCCACTCCCTCCATTTCTATCTCTACCATCGATTACCTCATCAAGAATATATTCACAATTGCGCTTTTATCATTATATCATCACTTGCAGAGAAAGTCCTTATACAATCTAACAAACTCCATGCTAAACTGTGTTTCGCATTACGCCCTTACACGAACACTAAGCTCAGACTGCGCCTTTCAGGCTTGCTTCGCTAAGTGTTCATAGTAAAACAATTCGTTGCAACTTGAAAATCCCGCCCAATTCCCCGGGCGGGATTTGTCTCAGAAGGTATATTCCTTCTCCACCTTATGATAATGTGTATGCAACAGTTCGTGAGCCTTCTCGCTCAAGGGCTCTCCCAAGAACTCCTTGTAAAGCGTGATAATATCCGGGTTCTCATGGGACTTGCGAATGGGCAGGTTTCTGTCAATCTCATAGAGGGCTGCCATGCGCTTCTTGCGAATAGCGTTGGTGGTGCCGATGGGCTGGCCGCCGCCGCCGATGCAGCCGCCGGGACAGGCCATGATCTCGATGAAATCATAAGGAGATTCGTTCCTCTGGACCTGCTCCATGAGGATGCGGGCATTTTTCAAGGTGTGGGCAATTGCCACCTTTGCCTTGCGGCTGCCCAGGTCCACCTCTGCTTCCTTGATGCCTTCGAAGCCGCGGACGGACTGGAAGTCCAGGCGTTCCAAAGTCTTGCCCGTGTACTTCTCATAGACAGTGCGCAGAGCTGCCTCCATGACGCCGCCGCTGGCACCGAAGATAGCACCTGCCCCCGTGCCGTAACCCAGAGGGCTGTCGAAATCGCTCTCAGGCAGGTTCTGGAAAGTGAGGCCCACATACTTGATGAGCTTGATAAGCTCCCGGGTGGTGAGGACGATATCTACATCCTGCCTGCCCTCCCGCCCCATCTCCGGGCGGGCAGCCTCGAATTTCTTGGCGGTGCAGGGCATGATGGAAACGGTGACTATATCCTCCACGGGAATGCCCGCCTTTTCAGGATAATAAGTCTTGGCAATTGCCCCGAACATGCTCATGGGGGATTTGGCGCTGGAAAGAT is a genomic window containing:
- a CDS encoding ABC transporter ATP-binding protein — encoded protein: MVEIEMEGVGKSFGGTVVFRDFSAHLQAGGITAVRGANGSGKSTLLRLAAKLLSPDTGKVVARDREAGLVLEKADFRNRLAMVTPELRFYPRLTAWENMDFLMGLRGEKLSGDSYSKLLERVGLSEKKVNGVQAGGLSTGMRQRLKLAVLLASQAEVWLLDEPGANLDLEGRSLVLREARQAADSGVLVLLATNDEREEAAADECISLGGN